The Athalia rosae chromosome 4, iyAthRosa1.1, whole genome shotgun sequence DNA segment TGGCTACGCAGAATCTGGACCAAGTCGTGGTTACGGAACGGTTGCGGCCAATGCGAGCTAAGTAAATTTAGATTTTCTAATCCGTTTTACTATCGTTCTACATTAGGCTTCGTTCATCTCTTCTTTCTATATTCTAAACGGATAAAGATCTCGAGTCCCCCTATCCATTTCCGAGCGAGATAGCTGTTCCTCCTCATTgatggggtaaaaaaaaaaaaacaaagaacaatTTATAGCCGAAAGGATGCGttgaggaaaatgaaaataataataaaatctgTACGAATAACACTGAAATTCCTACGCGCGGGTATATAATAGTAGTTTAAAGCGTCGTAACGCGCACTTGAAGGTGCACCACCTCGGCAGCACCTGCTGTAATGTATCTGGAATTCATTCAACAGCGCGCCTCGTTCACGTTAGTTATTGAACCCGTGGATATCTAAATGTGAGGAGTGCAGGAAACCTAGACGTAACAATATCCTATCGGGTTCTCGACCGTACGTACGCCGAGGTGTCATCGGGATATCCGAACGATAAACTACCTAACGTCAAATCGTTATACATCGACGTATATCTGCGTACAAATCACAGgacgataaatttattcatttcaaaacAAAACTATCCGTACGGCGAGAGCACAAAAACAATTCGGAGACAAGTGCAGATGATCGCGGAGTCAACAATTGTTGCAAGTGAAACTGACGCCGCATCATCAGCGATTCGGGCGAAGGCTACCCACACGTACGACGCCCGATTCCTCTGCGAGCTGTACAGTACTCGctgtatacatacgttacacgtataaaaaGTATTGCGCGCGTGTCGAATCACCCCGGGGCGAGGGATTCGGACAGTACCGGATACTAGTCCCTTGGTCATACAGCAACCTTCGGACGAAAACACATTCCATAGTTCCCCTTTATTCCCCACCTTCTCTTGCCCTTCTCTCGTACCTTCGCTCCCTCTCATACTCCACCTTTCCGACCCATTACTCTTCACCCGCGTTACATACCTACTCGTACGCATTATCGTGTTTTACCTACACGATACGCGCGCATGTGTTGCGTATTTTACAAACTACGTAATACGTGTAAGCATCatacgcgtataatttttacgTAACAACTATAACTATGACACACACGCAATTACCGAACGGTAAGATTACCTCGAAGGTTAAACATGTGCGCGCTACATGCAACTACCTAATTTGCTGTACGTATGGGATGATGCGCATATATTCAAAGCCAAGAACATGAAGAGCGAGACCTTAAACAAAACAGTTCAAATGCCTTTACCCGGCCCTGCGCAATGTCATAGCAATACTTGGTTGGGTTTGACCCTTTGTTGAAATTTAATagttaaatttaatttcgatGTAATGAATAATCGGAATTTCAAGGTTGAATTCTGATCGCAGATGGTAACAGTACGTCGTTAGCGTACGACGTGGACCTTGCCGAAGAGatgcatcatcatcatcaatcGGGTGGAGGAAGGGCGAAGGAAACCGCGGAAGCATCACGTCGAGGAAAGCGACTTCTGTGACGACATTAAATAGCTAGCTTCAGGGTCGGCCGTCGAGATAACTAGAgggtttgacatttttttgctATTAATCTATACTTGGCGCATTAACAGCTGCACGATGCTGGAcacgaaaatgaaataataaaaatcgtccTACAGCACGTACGACGACCATATAAAATCAATAATGTCCGACTAATGTCGCTGAATAATTGTCCGAGCTGCGTTCACCCTCGCGGCGATTAAGTTTGCCTCccgtgaaaagaagaaaaacagtaaaaggaaaagaaaaaaaaaaaaaaagagaaagaagaaacgtaTCTTCCACTGGTCACAGTGACGTTAAATCAATTTAATTGTATTGAAAATATGTAGCGATTAATTAGATAGACCAGTAATTCATCAGTGTaagtttaatatttatttaaatattttaattcatcGCTAACATCTCCGAACGCTCCCTCATATCGATAcgataatatgaaaaaaaagaagaaacaacaaaaatgaacCTTTCTTCCCATTTCCcattaattttctcaatttctcccggataatcgatgatttttttaacgGAATCCGATCCGAACTGTGGAAACGACACACGACGAACTATGAAGATGAATTGAACGCGAAAGGTGAATCGTacttaatttataaatataatataatgtaattattcaattaaaaaattgcacaTAACATCCGAAACATTCTGAAGTATGCAGCCGTTCACGCGGTCGGATTATGAAAGCAATAATATCACGGTGGGTTGCGGGTGGGAATTTGGCACGCGAATCTGTACGGGGTTATCTAAATTCGCGCGTCTGTATAAGAAGTGCAGTAGTCGTGCATTTTAGGCTTCAGACGCCGCGCCTGTAAACAAGTTGCAATATTTACGATATGTTTATGTTTATCTTCAAAGTGTCGGTACACTGAACGCATTTACATTTACATGCGCTACACCCACCGTATGCCGAAAGTGTTACGCCGTCGTGTAACGAACGGGTAGATGGAAATAGACGAAAGATTAACGTCCAGATAAATTATGAGTGCATCACCACCGCATGCGGTATATCCAAAATCAAGCGAATAAATTGCCTCCGCTTgaagttttgaaaatacaGTAACTTGATTTGAATATTCTAGTATTACCGGTCGTGGActataataaataacatattGATGCGGTTACTATACATGAGGGAGATACAAATATAGACTTAAAGATATCGTTCCAATCGGCATCTTTGCAATAATCTGCGGATTTCTGCGATCTTTcgaagtaaaaagtaaaaaaaaaactaaaaaaaaaactaaaaaaaaaaaaatagggagaTAAGCTGTACACATATAATTGAAGTGCGTGCGATGATTCTGATCCGTCGTGTGTCTTccgacgaaaaacaaaaagaaaaaatcaactatTAGCTTATGTTTAGTCAATGGAGCTTTTCCCGAATTAATCTACTCCCTTCGGCGTTCTACATTTTTCCATCAAcatactatattatatatgcataaaaatatttactcgTTCTCCATCGcatctatatacgtattcacatatttattgttagataagatatgtgtaatatgtatacaagtGTGTGGACGTAAATTGAaatccatatacatatatatgattcAATACctaaaatatataatgaatttaattatgtattgaaaacaaaaagaaataagtCAGATGATATAAAGAACATTTATAGTTATCGAAGTGAAaatatgaatagaaaaaatggaaaagagatgacagcaaggaagaaaaaaaaaatgtaataaaaataataagtagTTACGTCCACATAGTTCCTGTACGATAATATGATACGCACGATACATAAAATTTAATATAAAAGTGATcaatttcattctcattttaaaaataaattattatcgttgatattattaataatattaatattattattagataGTATAATGttatcgtatatataatagTCATCTCGCTAAAATACGTCGCTATTATACATCTATAAACtttcattattaatttctATCGATCTATGTTGTAAAAGATTCGGATTATTACAGCCACCAATATATAATTATCGCTCttgtcatcatcgtcattatacACGATTATAAATACGATTATAGGTAAGTAATATTACTAGTATGAGACATTGTGAACAGACAATAAGATCATCGGAATGAACGATAGTGCGAAGATCTTCCACTTTCCAGTATTACAACCCTCCGTAGCTTGTGCATcgttatttaaaatattttggTCATTTCTTAAATAAGTAAGTTCACTTTTTTATGCATTCAAGTTCATATCATCTGCTTGtatataatgatgataatgataatgatgataatggtgataatgatgatgaaattcTATAGAATTCGGTTTCGAAGCGGCTTATTACTTCACTGCGATATAGACAATATCACATATGAATACACATAAAGTTATAGCACAAAGCAACAGTATAATAATCATGTCTCATTACACAAATTCGAACAGCTGCTATTCTAATGAATTTGATCGAGAAATTATAAGTATGATATACTTTATGAATAACCGGAAGCGATATTTAAGCTAGAATAAAATTCATGCCGAATCTCAGTAGCTGGTCAAACTATGTGAGAATTCCTTGAATGTCTTCTTTCTCTGACCCGAATACCATCTTAAAAAATTATAGTAAATAAACATTATAGTACTATGATTACATGAAATCGTaagaattatacatatacgatattatttatcaaaatgTACGCTTAATTTGTAATATGCAAATCAATGTTGAATTATTGTCGCTAATATTATTatgttcattattattattacagaaTTGATATATTATCTCCCACAAgcgaaattatttgatttctcCCGAAGAAACGAGAACTATGCTATTTAGTAGCATTTGAATGCAATTGAATAATTTGcctgagataatttttcgtgACATTAGCTATATTTTTGCGTAACCGCGAACACGCATTGCTCTGCGGTAACAGATGGATTTACATAATAggtatgaatataaatttgcaTATCCAACGCAGTTatcaaaaatattgtatttggTAATTAACAGATGATAGATTATGTaaattgtatacatattttataataataataattattagtattattatcattactattataaaTAGCGATTCAAGCAACTAATTTAAAGACTGTGGAACATTATAGGTGTATAAatgtttaaataaattattataacatcgatcaaattatatttatcgagTATAATATGCGTTGTTTCGTATCTACCCGAAGTTCGGCACGGTATTTCGCATATCATATTGTcacaatatttgaaaaattaaactgcAACAATTGCGCCGCGCCGTCGTACGATAACTGCATCTCTCGACTCGATATCTCGACTTATATCTGatctaaaattcaaaaactcaaTTGTTGAGTTGGAGTCGATTCTCGAAAACTGTCACACGACAAGTAGTATCCGCAAAGTGCCGAAAACTAATAGCTGACTAATATCTTCACCGTGATAATTAAAAGTTATTATGAAATGGTTGACAATAATTTTTGCCATGTCCTTGTACGTGATGTCGGCGTTTACGCTGGAAGTGAGTAAATTTAACATAACTCGGCCTTATAGGTTAGAAATTTTAAACACAACTTCTTCTATTCTCAAAAAAACTTTGACAGCTACGAATAAGCTGTGAGAATTTTGCGaaattatcgattatttttaacttttatcATACATCACACCTGTCACAAACGTCacatctctttttctctaccgAATAAACTTGAGGTTAGATTCTTGTATTATCCACACCCgagattattatcattattgatgTTGTTACCATCTATTAGTATTCGAGGATATTTGTGAGTAGGATTTTAGCTCAACAACTGAAAGGTCGGATtcttgaatgaataaatataacaaTTTCAGATGACCGAGACTGGACATTCAAACAATTGGGCAGTCCTGGTAGATACATCAAGATTCTGGTTCAACTATCGCCATGTAGCTAACGTTTTATCAATATACCGTAGCGTCAAGCGACTGGGAATACCAGATTCACAAATAATACTTATGATCGCCGATGATATGGCATGTAATCCTAGAAATCCACGACCTGCAACTGTGTTTAACAATGCTAAGCAGCATATAAACGTTTACGGTGATGATGTTGAGGTGGATTACAGGGGTTATGAAGTAACTGTAGAGAACTTTGTCAGATTATTGACGGGCAGACTTCCACCAGAAACCCCTAGGTCTAAAAAACTACTCACCGACGAAGGATCCAACATTCTGATATATCTAACCGGACATGGAGGTGATGGATTCCTCAAATTTCAAGACTCAGAAGAAATAACGAGTCAAGAATTGGGAGATGCTTTAGAACAAATGTGGCAAAAGAGGAGATACCATGAAATTCTATTTGTAGTTGATACCTGCCAAGCCAGCTCTATGTACGAAAAGTTTTACTCACCAAATATATTGGCTGTTGCCTCCAGTTTGGTTGGGGAAGATTCTCTATcggtgaataaaaatcttatGCAATGTTATGCTTTCATTTAGATCAATTGGGAACTCAAGCCAATAAATTTGATTACAATTACAGCATCACGTTGACCCGGCAATCGGAGTCTATATTATTGATCGTTACACGTACTATGCGCTGGATTTTTTGGAAACAGTAGAACCTTCCAGTTCCAAAACACTGAGTGAATTTGTGAGTATTATCGCTCCTTTCTGTTCAATCTTTTCAGCCAAACATCTGATCCATCGTTTTATTCCATAGCtcaaagtttgcccaaaacgATTCTGTATATCTACCGTTGGAGTGAGAACTGATCTGTTCAGACGAGATCCAAAAAAAGTACCTGTGACAGATTTCTTTGGTTCTTTGAGACCCGTTGAGTTAACGAGTACCGTCATCACCGTCAGTCCAGTTGAGCTCAACAAAACTGTTACTCGAAAACcgtataaaaaatacagatATGTAGATCGATTTCCAGATTTATCATCTGTCACGTAAATGTTCTTGTGAGTGTTGTgtattgaaatagaaaattcataaaacatAAGTTTGggaatttttgcaatttttcccattattCCCCTGTTGGATATCTGTTCTGCTAGAATATTCGACGTCTTTTGCTTCCGATGGAAACGCAGGATAATGCGCACCCGATAAGACTACATTTTACACAATCATAAAAATCACGTCACTCATTTCTATCGAAGCTAATTAATGTAGCGTGATCACTGGGTCAACTGGGCATATAGAACACATCACATGTCCCGTTACGACAAGGTCACAGTCAAATGGAGACTAATCGATGATCATGTAATAAAACGGTAGCTGGTACCGAGAAATTTATACTCGGAAAATTCATGATCTGGAGCTGATACAACTATTAGATCAAAACAACCTCACGCCAAACATTCTGCCGAAATCTTCCACGACGTATTTATTACTTTCTGGAATTTATTTTGCGCGCTGGTTACGGGCGATATCAGCTAGtattgataagaaaaattgtaaaacctgaaataaataattcctaTACTGCCGTAAACACTTATGATTCCTCTTATCATTATCTCTAATGTAAttcggaaaaagaaatgaggtaaattttttatagATTTAGAATAAAATACAGAAGATGgaatatcaataaaaatatttgcacatttttcggatgATCTTGACAAAATTTTGGGTGAAAAtccaccgaagactatagtctgcacatttttcgagcgatttcgtcgaaattttggGTTTAAACACACCAAAGACCagagtctttgcacattttacGGGCGATTCTGATGAGATTTCAGACGAAAACACactaaagactatagtctttgcacatttctcaAGCGATTTTGGCGAAATGTAGGACCGAAAATACACATCCAAAAACagaatcgcccgaaaaatgtgcaaagaccgcTAGATTATGAGCGACAGTATAGCACAAAACATAAACGACACATCCTAATAGAATCAGAGATAGAAGAGAACGAAAGATgatcgaattaatttcaacgCAAGTGAAATCATTACAAAATTCTCGAATGTTGATCGACGGTATCGAAGAGCGGAGTTTGTGGTTGTAACTCATCGCTGACTCTTTATCACATGCACGTGATTAGCATATAGCATAGATATTATATCTATGCATATAGtaaacaaataatattttgtaTCCCATCAATTAATGACTTGATGATGTCAACTAATATCTTCTGCATAAGCAGGAATTGAAACAACGTCACGAGTCACAAGTCAAGataaactattattatttaaataggAAATCCAGACTCTTCGGCAGACGCGTAAGTATATATAAGTAAGCGCGCTTCTCGGTGATGAGAAACAGTTAGCACTTTGCAAAAATCCGACACACATCCGGTGGACTTGAAAATCAAGCACAGtatcatttttcactcgaaaatTCGCTGCCGTCGTCGAGAACCATTAAAGTGAGCCACTCATTGATTCTATTCATTTGCAAGAAGACTTTCCTATAGGAACAAGTACGTGTAATTTGATCGTCA contains these protein-coding regions:
- the LOC105684493 gene encoding putative GPI-anchor transamidase, with amino-acid sequence MKWLTIIFAMSLYVMSAFTLEMTETGHSNNWAVLVDTSRFWFNYRHVANVLSIYRSVKRLGIPDSQIILMIADDMACNPRNPRPATVFNNAKQHINVYGDDVEVDYRGYEVTVENFVRLLTGRLPPETPRSKKLLTDEGSNILIYLTGHGGDGFLKFQDSEEITSQELGDALEQMWQKRRYHEILFVVDTCQASSMYEKFYSPNILAVASSLVGEDSLSHHVDPAIGVYIIDRYTYYALDFLETVEPSSSKTLSEFLKVCPKRFCISTVGVRTDLFRRDPKKVPVTDFFGSLRPVELTSTVITVSPVELNKTVTRKPYKKYRYVDRFPDLSSVT